The following proteins are encoded in a genomic region of Sesamum indicum cultivar Zhongzhi No. 13 linkage group LG8, S_indicum_v1.0, whole genome shotgun sequence:
- the LOC105168000 gene encoding malonyl-CoA decarboxylase, mitochondrial isoform X2, with protein sequence MQFPPLDGVSSSSSQDASASFHTDFERVRESMHSAISMNKTEILDAALDDFSEGYFGLPNEDRRMLLLTLAREYDLNRIQVRELMKQYLGLELPSGDKAVENAHEEEGSFSAFYRIERNLRHSLKPMYEVLFERLNTHPGGLRFLSIMRADILSFLAEENIPSLRALDSYLKEKLITWLSPANLQLHHITWDDSASLLEKIVAYEAVHPISNLLDLKRRLGVGRRCFGYLHPAIPGEPLIFIEVALMKTVAQTIQEVLWDDPPTPESEATCALFYSISSTQPGLSGINLGKFLIKRVIDVVRRDMPGISTFATLSPLPGYMQWLLSKLASVERSGSTFSENLLKPEEESALLEAAEEFATGKNGTEVIRNLLSSTSYEWTKSEKLSLVLKTPLMRLCARYLLQEKKRGKALDSVGNFHLQNGAMIGRINWMADRSEKGLRQSAGLMVNYIYKVDHIEENAQSYFSKGEIQASDEVRAYLEPQEDIQEEMKD encoded by the exons ATGCAGTTTCCGCCGTTGGATGgagtttcttcttcttcttctcaggATGCCTCCGCCAGTTTCCACAC AGACTTTGAGCGAGTGCGAGAGTCGATGCACTCGGCCATATCAATGAACAAGACAGAGATTCTAGATGCTGCACTGGATGATTTCTCTGAG GGTTATTTTGGCCTTCCCAATGAAGATCGCAGGATGTTGCTGCTGACACTTGCTAGAGAATATGATCTCAACCGGATACAAGTTCGTGAGTTGATGAAGCAGTATCTCGGGCTTGAGCTTCCAAGTG GTGATAAGGCTGTGGAAAATGCACATGAAGAGGAAGGATCTTTTTCTGCTTTCTATAGGATTGAGCGGAATTTGAGGCATTCTCTCAAGCCAATGTATGAAGTGCTTTTTGAACGGTTGAACACGCACCCTGGAGGACTGAGATTCTTGTCAATTATGAGAGCAGATATACTATCTTTTCTCGC GGAGGAGAATATTCCGTCATTGAGGGCACTTGACTCTTACTTGAAAGAGAAGCTTATTACATGGCTTAGTCCTGCAAACCTTCAGCTTCACCACATAACATGGGATGATTCAGCTTCTTTGTTGGAGAAGATTGTGGCATATGAA GCAGTGCATCCGATCAGCAATCTTTTAGATCTGAAGCGAAGGCTGGGTGTAGGACGGCGTTGTTTTGGATATTTACACCCTGCAATTCCAG GTGAACCATTGATATTTATTGAAGTTGCACTCATGAAGACTGTGGCTCAAACAATACAG GAAGTTCTATGGGATGATCCTCCCACACCTGAAAGTGAGGCGACATGTGCACTCTTTTATTCCATATCTTCCACTCAG CCTGGTTTATCTGGAATCAACCTGGGAAAGTTTCTTATTAAACGTGTGATTGATGTGGTGAGAAGGGACATGCCAGGAATATCT ACATTTGCAACACTTAGTCCTCTACCAGGTTACATGCAATGGCTTTTGTCAAAGTTGGCATCAGTCGAGAGATCTGGTTCCACTTTCAGTGAAAACTTGCTGAAACCAGAAGAAGAAAGTGCACTCTTAGAAGCAGCCGA AGAATTTGCCACTGGGAAAAACGGTACGGAAGTAATCCGGAACCTGTTGTCCTCAACCAGTTATGAGTGGACGAAGTCAGAAAAGTTGTCACTTGTGTTGAAAACCCCTTTAATGAGGCTCTGTGCAAG GTACCTTcttcaagaaaagaagagaggaAAGGCTCTGGATTCTGTTGGAAATTTTCACCTACAAAATGGAGCG ATGATTGGACGAATTAATTGGATGGCTGATCGATCTGAGAAAGGGCTAAGGCAAAGTGCTGGATTAATGGTCAACTACATTTACAA GGTGGATCACATCGAGGAAAATGCTCAGTCATACTTTAGTAAAGGGGAAATCCAAGCTTCGGATGAAGTCAGAGCCTACCTTGAG CCACAGGAAGATATCCAAGAAGAAATGAAGGATTAG
- the LOC105168000 gene encoding malonyl-CoA decarboxylase, mitochondrial isoform X1 — protein MNKNRKALSILMRTRMRPPSPSSSTSRINHMQFPPLDGVSSSSSQDASASFHTDFERVRESMHSAISMNKTEILDAALDDFSEGYFGLPNEDRRMLLLTLAREYDLNRIQVRELMKQYLGLELPSGDKAVENAHEEEGSFSAFYRIERNLRHSLKPMYEVLFERLNTHPGGLRFLSIMRADILSFLAEENIPSLRALDSYLKEKLITWLSPANLQLHHITWDDSASLLEKIVAYEAVHPISNLLDLKRRLGVGRRCFGYLHPAIPGEPLIFIEVALMKTVAQTIQEVLWDDPPTPESEATCALFYSISSTQPGLSGINLGKFLIKRVIDVVRRDMPGISTFATLSPLPGYMQWLLSKLASVERSGSTFSENLLKPEEESALLEAAEEFATGKNGTEVIRNLLSSTSYEWTKSEKLSLVLKTPLMRLCARYLLQEKKRGKALDSVGNFHLQNGAMIGRINWMADRSEKGLRQSAGLMVNYIYKVDHIEENAQSYFSKGEIQASDEVRAYLEPQEDIQEEMKD, from the exons ATGAACAAGAACAGGAAGGCGCTCTCTATTTTGATGCGCACCAGAATGCGCCCACCTTCCCCCTCTAGTTCCACC AGCAGAATAAATCACATGCAGTTTCCGCCGTTGGATGgagtttcttcttcttcttctcaggATGCCTCCGCCAGTTTCCACAC AGACTTTGAGCGAGTGCGAGAGTCGATGCACTCGGCCATATCAATGAACAAGACAGAGATTCTAGATGCTGCACTGGATGATTTCTCTGAG GGTTATTTTGGCCTTCCCAATGAAGATCGCAGGATGTTGCTGCTGACACTTGCTAGAGAATATGATCTCAACCGGATACAAGTTCGTGAGTTGATGAAGCAGTATCTCGGGCTTGAGCTTCCAAGTG GTGATAAGGCTGTGGAAAATGCACATGAAGAGGAAGGATCTTTTTCTGCTTTCTATAGGATTGAGCGGAATTTGAGGCATTCTCTCAAGCCAATGTATGAAGTGCTTTTTGAACGGTTGAACACGCACCCTGGAGGACTGAGATTCTTGTCAATTATGAGAGCAGATATACTATCTTTTCTCGC GGAGGAGAATATTCCGTCATTGAGGGCACTTGACTCTTACTTGAAAGAGAAGCTTATTACATGGCTTAGTCCTGCAAACCTTCAGCTTCACCACATAACATGGGATGATTCAGCTTCTTTGTTGGAGAAGATTGTGGCATATGAA GCAGTGCATCCGATCAGCAATCTTTTAGATCTGAAGCGAAGGCTGGGTGTAGGACGGCGTTGTTTTGGATATTTACACCCTGCAATTCCAG GTGAACCATTGATATTTATTGAAGTTGCACTCATGAAGACTGTGGCTCAAACAATACAG GAAGTTCTATGGGATGATCCTCCCACACCTGAAAGTGAGGCGACATGTGCACTCTTTTATTCCATATCTTCCACTCAG CCTGGTTTATCTGGAATCAACCTGGGAAAGTTTCTTATTAAACGTGTGATTGATGTGGTGAGAAGGGACATGCCAGGAATATCT ACATTTGCAACACTTAGTCCTCTACCAGGTTACATGCAATGGCTTTTGTCAAAGTTGGCATCAGTCGAGAGATCTGGTTCCACTTTCAGTGAAAACTTGCTGAAACCAGAAGAAGAAAGTGCACTCTTAGAAGCAGCCGA AGAATTTGCCACTGGGAAAAACGGTACGGAAGTAATCCGGAACCTGTTGTCCTCAACCAGTTATGAGTGGACGAAGTCAGAAAAGTTGTCACTTGTGTTGAAAACCCCTTTAATGAGGCTCTGTGCAAG GTACCTTcttcaagaaaagaagagaggaAAGGCTCTGGATTCTGTTGGAAATTTTCACCTACAAAATGGAGCG ATGATTGGACGAATTAATTGGATGGCTGATCGATCTGAGAAAGGGCTAAGGCAAAGTGCTGGATTAATGGTCAACTACATTTACAA GGTGGATCACATCGAGGAAAATGCTCAGTCATACTTTAGTAAAGGGGAAATCCAAGCTTCGGATGAAGTCAGAGCCTACCTTGAG CCACAGGAAGATATCCAAGAAGAAATGAAGGATTAG